The genomic region TCACCAGCAATGGCTATGTACCAACTCGTTATATTACTTGGGTATAGAAGTGACGTTAATATGTACGGGTCTATACTCGCATAGATTGAATAACCACTTGGGTTAAGTATAACCTGCCTTGCCGCCTGTACGGAGCCCATGCCGGTTACAACAACGTTAATCCCCAACTCCCTACCTGCCTCCCTAAATAACTGCGCATATAATGATGCAGTGATTACGCTTAGGGCTTGCTGCGTTACCGCCTTAGGTGTTTGAGATTGGTGAATTGATGGTATTGAATACCCTATTAATAAGCCCACTAATAATGAGATCACCACTGATGCTATTACGCCGGCCTTCATTGAGTTACGGTACCTAATGCGCTTATTTTAAGATAGTTCTGCTAATTTATCATTAAAGTATTTTAAGTTAATTTATACAGTGATTATATTGTATAAGAATGGTAAGGACGAACTTCGATGCGCGTAAGTCAATCTTCGTTAAGAGACTGATTGAGGAGAGTAATCAGCATAGGGTTGACTTTGACATTTATGACTTCCTGCTAACCTTTAATAAGTCGTTGAATGATTACTACACAACGAGTAGTTGCAGCGGCCGTATCGCCTTAGCCAAGGCTCCACGACTTAGCTACTCAAAGGGTTCAGGGCTTTTTAAATTCGTTGCTAAGTGGCATAGACCTGTTACCTACAGTGAGATAATCAACGTCATTAATGAGGTTGGTGATGGTGATGTGTGGTTACTTGTTAGGGCACCGATAATGCACTTTGTGGCCAGGGACCTAAATGGTGCATTAAGGATATTAAGGATCGCGAGGGAGGCTGGGTTTAAGCATAGTGGTATTTACTCCGTGACTCATGACGGAGTTGTGGTTGAGGTTCAAGGTGAGGATCGCTTTGAGGTTCCCATAGTAATTAATGGTAGGTTAATAGTGCCCACAGAGGAACTGAGGCGTATTGTTGATGTGGCCAATGAAACGTTAATATT from Vulcanisaeta distributa DSM 14429 harbors:
- a CDS encoding tRNA(Phe) 7-((3-amino-3-carboxypropyl)-4-demethylwyosine(37)-N(4))-methyltransferase, giving the protein MVRTNFDARKSIFVKRLIEESNQHRVDFDIYDFLLTFNKSLNDYYTTSSCSGRIALAKAPRLSYSKGSGLFKFVAKWHRPVTYSEIINVINEVGDGDVWLLVRAPIMHFVARDLNGALRILRIAREAGFKHSGIYSVTHDGVVVEVQGEDRFEVPIVINGRLIVPTEELRRIVDVANETLIFGKFRLAHLIRLIEVKLLGRTDLGDMPRTYFRESYREFNVENISIENSI